The following are encoded in a window of Nilaparvata lugens isolate BPH chromosome 13, ASM1435652v1, whole genome shotgun sequence genomic DNA:
- the LOC111054805 gene encoding serine/threonine-protein kinase mig-15 isoform X5, which produces MAPEVIACDENPDATYDNRSDLWSLGITALEMAESQPPLCDLHPMRALFLIPRNQPPRLKSKKWAKKFHGFIETVLVKDYHQRPYTEQLLKHAFIRDQPTERQVRIQLKDHIDRCKKRKQEKEREDYRYSGSENEEEEQPTAGEPSSIVQAPGDNTLRRNFQQIQEGRTLTQNESSAKESKSSRDKGEREEIPEPGPPSRPPIPQRLIVVPDPHPPSRPLPPPPRDDRHKSSGQSSQQQQQPQQQQQQRNSHVFKPMLPPRRPEDLDKLAAQLNELGVRSGGGSSSGGGGGGGSRGQQNGGGGGGKSGGGAAPILVSDSDDDDTDDDDDDDQLVSGGSRRNDGTLPASDPPKPLPVDNSQLGGSEGKVMSGGAPNRPLPPTPDEEEGTLVMRRKQQQQQQQENQIQNGGSKRHSDVDEQSLLNEWGFSRIFQGLNDRIKGIGSNSNNSEEAIKTSTAKKKSSGADVARFFRRENSDFFVPSTRHSAVFMEGAGEEGGKLGQKGAQNGGGSMRRVARPRRERTEGDIVLTRSRHELRDSLEARRREVEARFSRDAERMRKQQLQRHTVANSAVGAVASSNSSLAAAAETTSENQSRDDRRGDLHRMDSSPGQLGTPGSRTSSVLPDLLTQASSSPGTPNQRQDKSTSEEYRQAVASQQQSSAHAQLSSFVGYDLQQKQRSFLTFGFGAGGSGGSRRESHVNVNVTPTSHDLASDTPEIRKYKKRFNSEILCAALWGVNLLIGTETGLMLLDRSGQGKVYQLISRRKFQQMEVLEGQNILVTVSGKKNRVRVYYLSWLKSKILRTDGVSDQVERRNGWINVGDIQGAVHFRIVKYERIKFLVIALKDSIEIYAWAPKPYHKFMAFKSFGELAHRPLLVDLTVEEGTRLKVIYGSADGFHAVDLDSASVYDIYLPKHTQGAISPHCIVALPNSNGMQLLLCYDNEGVYVNTYGKVSKNIVLQWGEMPTSVAYIGTGQIMGWGNKAIEIRSVETGHLDGVFMHKKEQRLKFLCERNDKVFFSSAKGGSSCQIYFMTLNKPGMANW; this is translated from the exons GAATTACGGCATTGGAAATGGCCGAATCACAGCCTCCACTGTGTGATCTGCATCCAATGAGAGCGCTATTCCTCATTCCAAGGAACCAACCTCCCAGGCTCAAGTCCAAAAAGTGGGCCAAGAAGTTTCACG GTTTCATAGAGACAGTGCTGGTGAAGGATTACCACCAGCGGCCCTACACGGAGCAGCTGTTGAAGCACGCCTTCATCCGCGACCAGCCCACCGAACGCCAGGTGCGCATCCAGCTCAAGGACCACATCGACCGCTGCAAGAAGCGCAAGCAGGAGAAAG AGAGGGAAGATTATCGGTACAGTGGGagtgagaatgaagaagaagaacagccTACAGCCGGAGAACCATCGTCGATTGTCCAGGCTCCTGGCGACAATACACTCAGGAGAAACTTCCAGCAAATACAG GAGGGTCGCACTCTCACCCAGAATGAGTCATCGGCTAAAGAGTCGAAGTCATCACGTGACAAGGGAGAGAGGGAGGAGATCCCAGAGCCAGGACCTCCATCGCGGCCCCCCATACCACAGCGTCTCATCG TGGTACCGGATCCGCATCCCCCTTCAAGGCCTCTTCCCCCTCCACCCCGCGACGACCGACACAAGTCGAGTGGTCAGTCTTCTCAACAACAGCAGCAACcacaacaacagcaacaacagAGGAATTCACATGTGTTCAAACCTATG CTGCCACCAAGGCGACCTGAG GACCTAGACAAACTGGCCGCACAGCTGAATGAGTTAGGCGTGAGAAGCGGAGGTGGTTCCTCctctggaggaggaggaggcggtgGCAGCCGGGGGCAGCAGAACGGTGGCGGTGGGGGTGGCAAGAGTGGAGGTGGTGCCGCCCCCATACTGGTGTCCGACTCGGATGACGATGACactgatgacgatgatgatgatgaccaGCTAGTGAGTGGGGGCAGCAGGAGGAATGATGGCACACTGCCGGCTAGTGATCCGCCCAAACCACT GCCCGTGGATAACTCACAGCTCGGAGGCAGTGAGGGAAAAG TAATGTCAGGTGGTGCTCCAAACCGACCCCTCCCCCCTACTCCTGACGAAGAAGAGGGGACACTCGTTATGCGCAGG aaacagcagcagcagcagcaacaggaGAACCAGATACAAAATGGCGGCTCAAAGCGGCATTCCGATGTTGACGAACAGTCGCTGCTGAACGAGTGGGGGTTCTCACGCATCTTCCAGGGACTCAACGACCGCATTAAGGGCATCGGAAGCAATAGTAATAATAGTGAGGAGGCGATAAAGACTAGTACAGCCAAAAAGAAGAGCAGTGGTGCCGATGTGGCGCGGTTTTTCCGTAGAGAGAACTCTGATTTCTTTGTGCCGTCCACACGCCATTCGGCCGTTTTCATGGAGGGAGCTGGGGAGGAGGGGGGCAAATTGGGACAGAAGGGGGCACAAAATGGCGGCGGCTCGATGAGACGGGTGGCGCGACCTAGACGGGAGCGCACTGAAGGCGATATTGTGTTGACGAGGTCCCGACATGAACTGAGAGACAGCCTGGAGGCGAGACGACGCGAGGTGGAGGCCAGGTTCTCGCGTGATGCAGAGCGCATGCGCAAACAGCAACTGCAGCGGCACACTGTTGCCAACTCGGCCGTCGGCGCTGTTGCCAGCTCGAACAGCAGCCTAGCGGCCGCCGCTGAAACTACTAGCGAG AATCAGAGCCGCGATGACCGCAGAGGCGATTTGCACCGCATGGACTCATCTCCCGGCCAACTGGGTACTCCAGGCTCTAGGACCAGCTCCGTATTACCTGATCTCCTCACACAG gCATCGTCCTCACCTGGTACTCCCAATCAACGACAGGATAAGTCCACTAGTGAAGAG TACCGGCAAGCGGTGGCCAGCCAGCAACAGTCGTCGGCGCATGCGCAGTTGTCGTCATTTGTTGGCTATGATCTGCAGCAGAAGCAGCGCTCGTTCCTGACGTTCGGCTTCGGGGCGGGCGGATCGGGCGGCTCACGACGCGAGTCACACGTCAACGTGAATGTGACACCCACCTCACACGATCTGGCCAGTGACACGCCCGAGATACGCAAGTACAAGAAGCGATTCAACTCGGAGATACTGTGCGCTGCCTTGTGGG GCGTGAACCTGCTGATCGGCACTGAAACAGGCCTGATGCTGCTCGACCGCAGCGGACAGGGCAAGGTCTACCAGCTGATATCGCGGCGCAAGTTCCAGCAGATGGAAGTGCTCGAAGGTCAGAACATCCTGGTCACCGTATCGGGCAAGAAGAACCGCGTCCGCGTCTACTACCTCTCCTGGCTCAAGTCGAAGATTCTGCGCACTGACGGAGTCAGCGAT CAAGTTGAACGAAGAAACGGCTGGATAAACGTGGGTGATATACAGGGTGCTGTACACTTTCGTATCGTCAAATACGAGAGGATAAAGTTCCTTGTGATTGCACTGAAAGACAGCATCGAAATCTACGCCTGGGCACCGAAACCTTACCACAAATTCATGGCCTTCAAG TCGTTTGGCGAGCTAGCACACCGACCTCTGTTAGTCGACCTAACGGTGGAAGAGGGCACAAGACTGAAAGTCATCTACGGATCAGCTGACGGATTCCACGCGGTCGACCTTGACTCGGCCTCTGTCTACGACATATATCTGCCCAAACAT aCGCAAGGTGCCATCTCACCGCACTGCATAGTGGCCCTACCCAACTCCAATGGAATGCAGCTCCTGCTCTGCTACGATAACGAGGGAGTCTATGTCAACACCTACGGCAAG GTGTCGAAGAACATAGTGCTGCAATGGGGCGAGATGCCGACATCGGTGGCCTACATTGGCACGGGACAGATCATGGGTTGGGGCAACAAGGCCATCGAGATCCGAAGCGTGGAGACGGGCCACCTTGACGGCGTCTTCATGCACAAGAAGGAGCAGCGACTCAAGTTCCTCTGCGAGCGCAATGATAAG GTGTTCTTTTCATCGGCCAAAGGAGGCTCCTCGTGTCAGATCTACTTCATGACACTGAACAAGCCCGGCATGGCCAACTGGTGA
- the LOC111054805 gene encoding serine/threonine-protein kinase mig-15 isoform X3, with amino-acid sequence MAPEVIACDENPDATYDNRSDLWSLGITALEMAESQPPLCDLHPMRALFLIPRNQPPRLKSKKWAKKFHGFIETVLVKDYHQRPYTEQLLKHAFIRDQPTERQVRIQLKDHIDRCKKRKQEKEREDYRYSGSENEEEEQPTAGEPSSIVQAPGDNTLRRNFQQIQEGRTLTQNESSAKESKSSRDKGEREEIPEPGPPSRPPIPQRLIVVPDPHPPSRPLPPPPRDDRHKSSGQSSQQQQQPQQQQQQRNSHVFKPMLPPRRPEDLDKLAAQLNELGVRSGGGSSSGGGGGGGSRGQQNGGGGGGKSGGGAAPILVSDSDDDDTDDDDDDDQLVSGGSRRNDGTLPASDPPKPLPVDNSQLGGSEGKVMSGGAPNRPLPPTPDEEEGTLVMRRKQQQQQQQQQENQIQNGGSKRHSDVDEQSLLNEWGFSRIFQGLNDRIKGIGSNSNNSEEAIKTSTAKKKSSGADVARFFRRENSDFFVPSTRHSAVFMEGAGEEGGKLGQKGAQNGGGSMRRVARPRRERTEGDIVLTRSRHELRDSLEARRREVEARFSRDAERMRKQQLQRHTVANSAVGAVASSNSSLAAAAETTSENQSRDDRRGDLHRMDSSPGQLGTPGSRTSSVLPDLLTQASSSPGTPNQRQDKSTSEEYRQAVASQQQSSAHAQLSSFVGYDLQQKQRSFLTFGFGAGGSGGSRRESHVNVNVTPTSHDLASDTPEIRKYKKRFNSEILCAALWGVNLLIGTETGLMLLDRSGQGKVYQLISRRKFQQMEVLEGQNILVTVSGKKNRVRVYYLSWLKSKILRTDGVSDQVERRNGWINVGDIQGAVHFRIVKYERIKFLVIALKDSIEIYAWAPKPYHKFMAFKSFGELAHRPLLVDLTVEEGTRLKVIYGSADGFHAVDLDSASVYDIYLPKHTQGAISPHCIVALPNSNGMQLLLCYDNEGVYVNTYGKVSKNIVLQWGEMPTSVAYIGTGQIMGWGNKAIEIRSVETGHLDGVFMHKKEQRLKFLCERNDKVFFSSAKGGSSCQIYFMTLNKPGMANW; translated from the exons GAATTACGGCATTGGAAATGGCCGAATCACAGCCTCCACTGTGTGATCTGCATCCAATGAGAGCGCTATTCCTCATTCCAAGGAACCAACCTCCCAGGCTCAAGTCCAAAAAGTGGGCCAAGAAGTTTCACG GTTTCATAGAGACAGTGCTGGTGAAGGATTACCACCAGCGGCCCTACACGGAGCAGCTGTTGAAGCACGCCTTCATCCGCGACCAGCCCACCGAACGCCAGGTGCGCATCCAGCTCAAGGACCACATCGACCGCTGCAAGAAGCGCAAGCAGGAGAAAG AGAGGGAAGATTATCGGTACAGTGGGagtgagaatgaagaagaagaacagccTACAGCCGGAGAACCATCGTCGATTGTCCAGGCTCCTGGCGACAATACACTCAGGAGAAACTTCCAGCAAATACAG GAGGGTCGCACTCTCACCCAGAATGAGTCATCGGCTAAAGAGTCGAAGTCATCACGTGACAAGGGAGAGAGGGAGGAGATCCCAGAGCCAGGACCTCCATCGCGGCCCCCCATACCACAGCGTCTCATCG TGGTACCGGATCCGCATCCCCCTTCAAGGCCTCTTCCCCCTCCACCCCGCGACGACCGACACAAGTCGAGTGGTCAGTCTTCTCAACAACAGCAGCAACcacaacaacagcaacaacagAGGAATTCACATGTGTTCAAACCTATG CTGCCACCAAGGCGACCTGAG GACCTAGACAAACTGGCCGCACAGCTGAATGAGTTAGGCGTGAGAAGCGGAGGTGGTTCCTCctctggaggaggaggaggcggtgGCAGCCGGGGGCAGCAGAACGGTGGCGGTGGGGGTGGCAAGAGTGGAGGTGGTGCCGCCCCCATACTGGTGTCCGACTCGGATGACGATGACactgatgacgatgatgatgatgaccaGCTAGTGAGTGGGGGCAGCAGGAGGAATGATGGCACACTGCCGGCTAGTGATCCGCCCAAACCACT GCCCGTGGATAACTCACAGCTCGGAGGCAGTGAGGGAAAAG TAATGTCAGGTGGTGCTCCAAACCGACCCCTCCCCCCTACTCCTGACGAAGAAGAGGGGACACTCGTTATGCGCAGG AAACAGC aacagcagcagcagcagcaacaggaGAACCAGATACAAAATGGCGGCTCAAAGCGGCATTCCGATGTTGACGAACAGTCGCTGCTGAACGAGTGGGGGTTCTCACGCATCTTCCAGGGACTCAACGACCGCATTAAGGGCATCGGAAGCAATAGTAATAATAGTGAGGAGGCGATAAAGACTAGTACAGCCAAAAAGAAGAGCAGTGGTGCCGATGTGGCGCGGTTTTTCCGTAGAGAGAACTCTGATTTCTTTGTGCCGTCCACACGCCATTCGGCCGTTTTCATGGAGGGAGCTGGGGAGGAGGGGGGCAAATTGGGACAGAAGGGGGCACAAAATGGCGGCGGCTCGATGAGACGGGTGGCGCGACCTAGACGGGAGCGCACTGAAGGCGATATTGTGTTGACGAGGTCCCGACATGAACTGAGAGACAGCCTGGAGGCGAGACGACGCGAGGTGGAGGCCAGGTTCTCGCGTGATGCAGAGCGCATGCGCAAACAGCAACTGCAGCGGCACACTGTTGCCAACTCGGCCGTCGGCGCTGTTGCCAGCTCGAACAGCAGCCTAGCGGCCGCCGCTGAAACTACTAGCGAG AATCAGAGCCGCGATGACCGCAGAGGCGATTTGCACCGCATGGACTCATCTCCCGGCCAACTGGGTACTCCAGGCTCTAGGACCAGCTCCGTATTACCTGATCTCCTCACACAG gCATCGTCCTCACCTGGTACTCCCAATCAACGACAGGATAAGTCCACTAGTGAAGAG TACCGGCAAGCGGTGGCCAGCCAGCAACAGTCGTCGGCGCATGCGCAGTTGTCGTCATTTGTTGGCTATGATCTGCAGCAGAAGCAGCGCTCGTTCCTGACGTTCGGCTTCGGGGCGGGCGGATCGGGCGGCTCACGACGCGAGTCACACGTCAACGTGAATGTGACACCCACCTCACACGATCTGGCCAGTGACACGCCCGAGATACGCAAGTACAAGAAGCGATTCAACTCGGAGATACTGTGCGCTGCCTTGTGGG GCGTGAACCTGCTGATCGGCACTGAAACAGGCCTGATGCTGCTCGACCGCAGCGGACAGGGCAAGGTCTACCAGCTGATATCGCGGCGCAAGTTCCAGCAGATGGAAGTGCTCGAAGGTCAGAACATCCTGGTCACCGTATCGGGCAAGAAGAACCGCGTCCGCGTCTACTACCTCTCCTGGCTCAAGTCGAAGATTCTGCGCACTGACGGAGTCAGCGAT CAAGTTGAACGAAGAAACGGCTGGATAAACGTGGGTGATATACAGGGTGCTGTACACTTTCGTATCGTCAAATACGAGAGGATAAAGTTCCTTGTGATTGCACTGAAAGACAGCATCGAAATCTACGCCTGGGCACCGAAACCTTACCACAAATTCATGGCCTTCAAG TCGTTTGGCGAGCTAGCACACCGACCTCTGTTAGTCGACCTAACGGTGGAAGAGGGCACAAGACTGAAAGTCATCTACGGATCAGCTGACGGATTCCACGCGGTCGACCTTGACTCGGCCTCTGTCTACGACATATATCTGCCCAAACAT aCGCAAGGTGCCATCTCACCGCACTGCATAGTGGCCCTACCCAACTCCAATGGAATGCAGCTCCTGCTCTGCTACGATAACGAGGGAGTCTATGTCAACACCTACGGCAAG GTGTCGAAGAACATAGTGCTGCAATGGGGCGAGATGCCGACATCGGTGGCCTACATTGGCACGGGACAGATCATGGGTTGGGGCAACAAGGCCATCGAGATCCGAAGCGTGGAGACGGGCCACCTTGACGGCGTCTTCATGCACAAGAAGGAGCAGCGACTCAAGTTCCTCTGCGAGCGCAATGATAAG GTGTTCTTTTCATCGGCCAAAGGAGGCTCCTCGTGTCAGATCTACTTCATGACACTGAACAAGCCCGGCATGGCCAACTGGTGA
- the LOC111054805 gene encoding serine/threonine-protein kinase mig-15 isoform X4: protein MAPEVIACDENPDATYDNRSDLWSLGITALEMAESQPPLCDLHPMRALFLIPRNQPPRLKSKKWAKKFHGFIETVLVKDYHQRPYTEQLLKHAFIRDQPTERQVRIQLKDHIDRCKKRKQEKEREDYRYSGSENEEEEQPTAGEPSSIVQAPGDNTLRRNFQQIQEGRTLTQNESSAKESKSSRDKGEREEIPEPGPPSRPPIPQRLIVVPDPHPPSRPLPPPPRDDRHKSSGQSSQQQQQPQQQQQQRNSHVFKPMDLDKLAAQLNELGVRSGGGSSSGGGGGGGSRGQQNGGGGGGKSGGGAAPILVSDSDDDDTDDDDDDDQLVSGGSRRNDGTLPASDPPKPLPEFSYRPVDNSQLGGSEGKVMSGGAPNRPLPPTPDEEEGTLVMRRKQQQQQQQQQENQIQNGGSKRHSDVDEQSLLNEWGFSRIFQGLNDRIKGIGSNSNNSEEAIKTSTAKKKSSGADVARFFRRENSDFFVPSTRHSAVFMEGAGEEGGKLGQKGAQNGGGSMRRVARPRRERTEGDIVLTRSRHELRDSLEARRREVEARFSRDAERMRKQQLQRHTVANSAVGAVASSNSSLAAAAETTSENQSRDDRRGDLHRMDSSPGQLGTPGSRTSSVLPDLLTQASSSPGTPNQRQDKSTSEEYRQAVASQQQSSAHAQLSSFVGYDLQQKQRSFLTFGFGAGGSGGSRRESHVNVNVTPTSHDLASDTPEIRKYKKRFNSEILCAALWGVNLLIGTETGLMLLDRSGQGKVYQLISRRKFQQMEVLEGQNILVTVSGKKNRVRVYYLSWLKSKILRTDGVSDQVERRNGWINVGDIQGAVHFRIVKYERIKFLVIALKDSIEIYAWAPKPYHKFMAFKSFGELAHRPLLVDLTVEEGTRLKVIYGSADGFHAVDLDSASVYDIYLPKHTQGAISPHCIVALPNSNGMQLLLCYDNEGVYVNTYGKVSKNIVLQWGEMPTSVAYIGTGQIMGWGNKAIEIRSVETGHLDGVFMHKKEQRLKFLCERNDKVFFSSAKGGSSCQIYFMTLNKPGMANW from the exons GAATTACGGCATTGGAAATGGCCGAATCACAGCCTCCACTGTGTGATCTGCATCCAATGAGAGCGCTATTCCTCATTCCAAGGAACCAACCTCCCAGGCTCAAGTCCAAAAAGTGGGCCAAGAAGTTTCACG GTTTCATAGAGACAGTGCTGGTGAAGGATTACCACCAGCGGCCCTACACGGAGCAGCTGTTGAAGCACGCCTTCATCCGCGACCAGCCCACCGAACGCCAGGTGCGCATCCAGCTCAAGGACCACATCGACCGCTGCAAGAAGCGCAAGCAGGAGAAAG AGAGGGAAGATTATCGGTACAGTGGGagtgagaatgaagaagaagaacagccTACAGCCGGAGAACCATCGTCGATTGTCCAGGCTCCTGGCGACAATACACTCAGGAGAAACTTCCAGCAAATACAG GAGGGTCGCACTCTCACCCAGAATGAGTCATCGGCTAAAGAGTCGAAGTCATCACGTGACAAGGGAGAGAGGGAGGAGATCCCAGAGCCAGGACCTCCATCGCGGCCCCCCATACCACAGCGTCTCATCG TGGTACCGGATCCGCATCCCCCTTCAAGGCCTCTTCCCCCTCCACCCCGCGACGACCGACACAAGTCGAGTGGTCAGTCTTCTCAACAACAGCAGCAACcacaacaacagcaacaacagAGGAATTCACATGTGTTCAAACCTATG GACCTAGACAAACTGGCCGCACAGCTGAATGAGTTAGGCGTGAGAAGCGGAGGTGGTTCCTCctctggaggaggaggaggcggtgGCAGCCGGGGGCAGCAGAACGGTGGCGGTGGGGGTGGCAAGAGTGGAGGTGGTGCCGCCCCCATACTGGTGTCCGACTCGGATGACGATGACactgatgacgatgatgatgatgaccaGCTAGTGAGTGGGGGCAGCAGGAGGAATGATGGCACACTGCCGGCTAGTGATCCGCCCAAACCACT TCCTGAATTCTCTTACAGGCCCGTGGATAACTCACAGCTCGGAGGCAGTGAGGGAAAAG TAATGTCAGGTGGTGCTCCAAACCGACCCCTCCCCCCTACTCCTGACGAAGAAGAGGGGACACTCGTTATGCGCAGG AAACAGC aacagcagcagcagcagcaacaggaGAACCAGATACAAAATGGCGGCTCAAAGCGGCATTCCGATGTTGACGAACAGTCGCTGCTGAACGAGTGGGGGTTCTCACGCATCTTCCAGGGACTCAACGACCGCATTAAGGGCATCGGAAGCAATAGTAATAATAGTGAGGAGGCGATAAAGACTAGTACAGCCAAAAAGAAGAGCAGTGGTGCCGATGTGGCGCGGTTTTTCCGTAGAGAGAACTCTGATTTCTTTGTGCCGTCCACACGCCATTCGGCCGTTTTCATGGAGGGAGCTGGGGAGGAGGGGGGCAAATTGGGACAGAAGGGGGCACAAAATGGCGGCGGCTCGATGAGACGGGTGGCGCGACCTAGACGGGAGCGCACTGAAGGCGATATTGTGTTGACGAGGTCCCGACATGAACTGAGAGACAGCCTGGAGGCGAGACGACGCGAGGTGGAGGCCAGGTTCTCGCGTGATGCAGAGCGCATGCGCAAACAGCAACTGCAGCGGCACACTGTTGCCAACTCGGCCGTCGGCGCTGTTGCCAGCTCGAACAGCAGCCTAGCGGCCGCCGCTGAAACTACTAGCGAG AATCAGAGCCGCGATGACCGCAGAGGCGATTTGCACCGCATGGACTCATCTCCCGGCCAACTGGGTACTCCAGGCTCTAGGACCAGCTCCGTATTACCTGATCTCCTCACACAG gCATCGTCCTCACCTGGTACTCCCAATCAACGACAGGATAAGTCCACTAGTGAAGAG TACCGGCAAGCGGTGGCCAGCCAGCAACAGTCGTCGGCGCATGCGCAGTTGTCGTCATTTGTTGGCTATGATCTGCAGCAGAAGCAGCGCTCGTTCCTGACGTTCGGCTTCGGGGCGGGCGGATCGGGCGGCTCACGACGCGAGTCACACGTCAACGTGAATGTGACACCCACCTCACACGATCTGGCCAGTGACACGCCCGAGATACGCAAGTACAAGAAGCGATTCAACTCGGAGATACTGTGCGCTGCCTTGTGGG GCGTGAACCTGCTGATCGGCACTGAAACAGGCCTGATGCTGCTCGACCGCAGCGGACAGGGCAAGGTCTACCAGCTGATATCGCGGCGCAAGTTCCAGCAGATGGAAGTGCTCGAAGGTCAGAACATCCTGGTCACCGTATCGGGCAAGAAGAACCGCGTCCGCGTCTACTACCTCTCCTGGCTCAAGTCGAAGATTCTGCGCACTGACGGAGTCAGCGAT CAAGTTGAACGAAGAAACGGCTGGATAAACGTGGGTGATATACAGGGTGCTGTACACTTTCGTATCGTCAAATACGAGAGGATAAAGTTCCTTGTGATTGCACTGAAAGACAGCATCGAAATCTACGCCTGGGCACCGAAACCTTACCACAAATTCATGGCCTTCAAG TCGTTTGGCGAGCTAGCACACCGACCTCTGTTAGTCGACCTAACGGTGGAAGAGGGCACAAGACTGAAAGTCATCTACGGATCAGCTGACGGATTCCACGCGGTCGACCTTGACTCGGCCTCTGTCTACGACATATATCTGCCCAAACAT aCGCAAGGTGCCATCTCACCGCACTGCATAGTGGCCCTACCCAACTCCAATGGAATGCAGCTCCTGCTCTGCTACGATAACGAGGGAGTCTATGTCAACACCTACGGCAAG GTGTCGAAGAACATAGTGCTGCAATGGGGCGAGATGCCGACATCGGTGGCCTACATTGGCACGGGACAGATCATGGGTTGGGGCAACAAGGCCATCGAGATCCGAAGCGTGGAGACGGGCCACCTTGACGGCGTCTTCATGCACAAGAAGGAGCAGCGACTCAAGTTCCTCTGCGAGCGCAATGATAAG GTGTTCTTTTCATCGGCCAAAGGAGGCTCCTCGTGTCAGATCTACTTCATGACACTGAACAAGCCCGGCATGGCCAACTGGTGA